A genomic segment from Nodosilinea sp. PGN35 encodes:
- a CDS encoding amylo-alpha-1,6-glucosidase: MSELSNQNQRGGDSAADLLNESLNLVELGGRTFAPAQQVPVPEWPYTTIKRQQPTLTLKGNDLFLITDTLGNVAACEETQVTSSMGLFCRDTRFLSRLELQFEGQPPLLLSSTAQQGFALSALCANPYIASDDKRGEIRAETIGMQRDLVLQGGLFEELTLTNYSTKPVEFELSISFDADFADLFEIRGQVREKTGTLLRPVELAAESKPVFKGGYLSDDGVELTLAYQGVDQLLMESRIQFYQRPPDRFEGYTAIWRLALHPHATEVLGYRLQPCLDNQPLSAVNLPATLGQAVAAETVEEQRWREGVTCIRTDNRALNQIIERAEQDIYLLGQTFGDGKILSAGVPWFSTLFGRDSIIAAMQTLMLNPDLARQTLTVLAAYQGQHNDDWREEEPGKILHELRFGEMSRSGEVPHTPYYGTVDATPLWLMLYADYYAWKGDRTLLEALWPNALAAMDWIDRSSAKTGYVTYYRQSPGGLINQGWKDSGDCIVDATGKLAEGAIALAEVQGYVYAAKTRLAPLAELMQRPDLGDRWRAEAQDLKERFEGDFWLPEQGYVALALDGQGQPVDSITSNPGHCLGTGILSPDKASSVAKRLQAPDLFCGWGIRTLSSSSPAYNPMGYHIGSVWPHDNGMIAAGLRALGHTEQALEIAQGIFDMTIVQPYQRPPELFCGFERTPTSRPVRYPVACSPQAWATGTMFQLLQLMVNLVPEVANNCLRIVQPTLPASVSYMAISNFKVGETLLDLEFERSHEATACRVVRKRGNLRVVIEV; the protein is encoded by the coding sequence ATGAGTGAATTGTCTAATCAAAATCAGCGGGGGGGTGACTCAGCGGCAGACTTGCTCAACGAATCGCTTAACCTTGTGGAGTTGGGGGGGCGCACCTTTGCCCCCGCCCAGCAGGTGCCGGTGCCAGAATGGCCCTACACCACGATTAAGCGGCAGCAGCCCACGCTGACCCTCAAGGGCAACGATCTATTTTTGATTACCGACACCCTGGGCAACGTGGCGGCCTGCGAGGAGACCCAGGTCACCTCCAGCATGGGGCTGTTTTGCCGAGACACTCGGTTTCTCAGTCGCCTAGAGCTACAGTTTGAGGGGCAGCCGCCCCTTTTGCTCAGCAGCACCGCCCAGCAGGGGTTTGCCCTCTCGGCCCTGTGCGCCAACCCCTACATTGCCAGCGACGACAAGCGCGGTGAAATTCGCGCCGAAACCATTGGCATGCAGCGGGATCTGGTGCTGCAAGGCGGCCTGTTTGAAGAACTCACCCTGACCAACTACAGCACCAAACCGGTCGAGTTTGAGCTGAGCATTAGCTTTGATGCTGACTTTGCCGATCTATTTGAGATTCGGGGCCAGGTGCGGGAAAAAACCGGCACGCTGCTCCGCCCGGTAGAGCTGGCCGCAGAGTCAAAGCCCGTATTTAAAGGCGGCTACCTCAGCGACGATGGCGTCGAACTCACCCTGGCCTACCAGGGGGTTGACCAACTGCTGATGGAGTCGAGAATTCAGTTTTATCAGCGGCCCCCCGATCGCTTTGAGGGCTACACGGCGATCTGGCGGCTGGCGCTGCACCCCCACGCCACCGAGGTGCTGGGCTACCGCTTGCAGCCCTGCTTAGACAACCAGCCGCTGTCGGCGGTTAACCTTCCGGCGACCCTGGGCCAGGCGGTGGCGGCAGAGACCGTGGAAGAGCAGCGCTGGCGGGAGGGGGTGACCTGCATTCGCACCGACAACCGAGCCCTCAACCAGATTATCGAGCGGGCCGAGCAGGATATCTATCTGCTGGGACAGACCTTTGGCGACGGCAAAATTCTCTCGGCGGGGGTGCCCTGGTTTTCAACCCTGTTTGGCCGCGATTCGATCATTGCCGCCATGCAAACCCTGATGCTCAACCCCGACCTGGCGCGCCAGACCCTGACGGTGCTGGCCGCCTACCAGGGCCAGCACAACGATGACTGGCGCGAGGAAGAGCCGGGGAAAATTCTCCACGAGCTGCGGTTTGGGGAGATGTCGCGCAGCGGCGAGGTGCCCCACACCCCCTACTACGGCACCGTGGACGCCACTCCCCTGTGGCTGATGCTCTACGCCGACTACTACGCCTGGAAGGGCGATCGCACCCTGCTGGAAGCGCTGTGGCCCAACGCCCTGGCCGCCATGGACTGGATCGATCGCAGCAGCGCCAAAACCGGCTACGTCACCTACTACCGCCAGTCGCCGGGGGGCCTGATCAACCAGGGGTGGAAAGATTCGGGCGACTGCATTGTGGATGCGACCGGCAAACTGGCCGAAGGGGCGATCGCCCTGGCTGAAGTGCAGGGCTACGTCTACGCCGCCAAAACGCGCCTGGCCCCCCTGGCGGAACTCATGCAGCGGCCCGACCTGGGCGATCGCTGGCGAGCCGAGGCCCAGGATCTCAAAGAGCGCTTCGAGGGCGACTTTTGGCTGCCTGAGCAGGGCTACGTAGCCCTCGCCCTCGACGGCCAGGGCCAGCCGGTGGACAGCATCACCTCCAATCCGGGGCACTGCCTGGGCACGGGCATTCTGTCGCCCGACAAGGCCTCCAGCGTAGCCAAGCGGCTCCAGGCCCCCGATCTGTTTTGCGGCTGGGGCATTCGCACCCTCAGCAGCAGTTCGCCCGCCTACAACCCCATGGGCTACCACATCGGCTCGGTGTGGCCCCACGACAACGGCATGATTGCTGCCGGGCTCAGGGCCTTGGGCCATACCGAGCAGGCCCTCGAAATTGCCCAGGGCATTTTTGACATGACCATTGTGCAGCCCTACCAGCGCCCCCCCGAGCTATTCTGCGGCTTTGAGCGCACCCCCACCAGCCGCCCGGTGCGCTATCCGGTGGCCTGTTCCCCCCAGGCCTGGGCCACGGGCACGATGTTTCAGCTGTTGCAGCTCATGGTCAATTTAGTCCCTGAGGTAGCCAACAATTGCCTGCGCATTGTGCAGCCCACTCTGCCCGCCTCGGTCAGCTATATGGCGATCAGCAACTTTAAGGTGGGCGAAACCCTGCTCGATCTGGAGTTTGAGCGCTCCCACGAAGCTACCGCCTGCCGGGTGGTACGCAAGCGGGGCAACCTGCGAGTGGTAATTGAGGTGTGA
- a CDS encoding glycosyltransferase family 4 protein, translating to MRIAQVTPLWEQVPPLAYGGTEMIVSLLTEELVRRGHQVTLFATGDSETSARLVPGCDRALRPLGVMPPAYERYEQQQLAKIFAVADEFDIIHCHVGAAALPYAQRSQTPVVHTSHLPFTPRCERLFSQHRQQNLVSISNAHQRHDLDLNYVATVYNAIALEQFEFYPQPEQPPYLAFLGRMSEAKGPHRAIEIARRSGLPLKMAGKVSFEEKEFFEAQVAPQIDGEQVQFLGEVSQSLKKELVGRATATLFPISWPEPFGLVMAESMASGTPVIAMPMGAAPEIVVDGKTGFLCPSVDDCVAAVTRIHRIERCIERQDCRDHVALNFSVERMVNGYEAVYRQVLGDRPGRSYRPQPARVDWHPGRPEPIKATL from the coding sequence ATGCGCATAGCACAGGTAACACCGCTGTGGGAGCAAGTGCCGCCCCTAGCCTACGGTGGCACAGAGATGATTGTCAGTCTATTGACTGAAGAACTGGTGCGGCGCGGGCACCAGGTGACGCTGTTTGCAACCGGCGATTCAGAGACATCGGCTCGGCTGGTGCCGGGCTGCGATCGCGCCCTGCGCCCGCTGGGGGTAATGCCGCCAGCCTACGAGCGCTACGAGCAGCAGCAGCTGGCCAAAATTTTTGCTGTGGCCGATGAGTTCGACATCATTCACTGCCACGTGGGGGCAGCGGCCCTGCCCTACGCCCAGCGCAGCCAGACCCCGGTGGTGCACACCTCCCATCTGCCCTTCACCCCCCGCTGTGAACGGCTCTTTAGCCAGCACCGGCAGCAAAATTTAGTCAGTATTTCTAACGCCCACCAGCGCCACGACCTAGATCTGAACTATGTGGCAACGGTCTACAATGCGATCGCCCTGGAGCAGTTTGAGTTTTACCCCCAGCCAGAGCAGCCGCCCTACCTGGCCTTTTTGGGGCGCATGTCAGAGGCCAAAGGCCCCCACCGGGCGATCGAGATTGCCCGGCGCAGCGGCCTGCCGCTAAAAATGGCGGGCAAAGTCAGTTTTGAAGAAAAGGAATTCTTTGAGGCCCAGGTGGCCCCGCAGATTGACGGCGAGCAGGTTCAGTTTTTGGGCGAAGTCAGTCAGTCTCTCAAAAAAGAGCTGGTCGGCAGGGCCACGGCCACGCTGTTCCCCATTTCCTGGCCAGAGCCCTTTGGCCTGGTGATGGCCGAGTCGATGGCCAGCGGCACCCCAGTGATCGCTATGCCCATGGGCGCAGCACCGGAAATTGTGGTGGACGGTAAAACAGGCTTTCTGTGCCCCAGCGTTGACGACTGCGTGGCGGCGGTGACCCGCATTCATCGCATTGAGCGGTGCATTGAGCGGCAAGACTGCCGCGACCACGTGGCCCTCAACTTTAGCGTAGAGCGCATGGTGAATGGCTATGAGGCCGTCTACCGGCAGGTGCTGGGCGATCGCCCTGGGCGCTCCTATCGGCCCCAACCCGCCAGAGTGGATTGGCACCCTGGGCGACCTGAGCCGATCAAGGCTACCCTATAG
- a CDS encoding OB-fold nucleic acid binding domain-containing protein encodes MAKIISRRSLGVQPVYDIGVARDHNFLLADGQVAANCFNKSHSTAYGFVTFQTAYLKANYPVEYMAALLTSNSGDQDKVQMHIGNCIAMGIEVLPPDINRSLVDFTPEGKSILFGLSAVRNVGLGAIECILKHREAEGSFKSLAELCDRVDLHSVNRRALESLILSGALDPINPNRNQLMQDLPLVIEWAQGRAKDREIGQGNLFDMVLGGGDSQAASPAAGYETAPKAPPVADFEAQEKLRQEKELLGFYISDHPLKSVQRSARVLAPINLAELHEQPDNVTLSAIVILASVKPVVTKKGDRMAIVQLEDLTGQSEAVVFPKSFERIGQHIATDRRLMVWGKVDRRDDRVQFIIDDAEPVEDVRMVMVELDPRLAGDIEQQHRLRNVIRNNQGDDPKYARVPVIAVIGADRQRQFVRLGAQFRVKDPEAAVAALVNANFQAKATPLISA; translated from the coding sequence ATGGCCAAAATCATCAGCCGTCGGTCCCTGGGTGTGCAGCCCGTCTACGACATTGGGGTGGCCCGCGACCACAACTTTTTGCTGGCCGACGGTCAGGTGGCGGCCAACTGCTTCAACAAGTCGCACTCGACCGCCTACGGGTTTGTCACCTTTCAGACGGCCTACCTGAAGGCCAACTACCCGGTGGAGTACATGGCGGCGCTGCTGACCTCCAACAGCGGCGACCAGGACAAGGTGCAGATGCACATCGGCAACTGCATCGCCATGGGCATTGAGGTGCTGCCCCCCGACATCAACCGATCGCTGGTCGATTTTACCCCCGAGGGCAAGAGCATTTTGTTTGGCCTCTCGGCGGTGCGCAACGTGGGCCTGGGGGCGATCGAGTGCATTCTCAAGCACCGCGAGGCGGAGGGGTCGTTCAAATCGCTGGCGGAGCTGTGCGATCGCGTCGATCTGCACTCGGTCAACCGCCGCGCCCTAGAATCGCTGATTCTCTCTGGGGCCCTCGACCCCATCAACCCCAACCGCAACCAGCTGATGCAGGATCTGCCCCTGGTGATCGAGTGGGCCCAGGGCCGCGCCAAGGATCGCGAGATCGGCCAGGGCAACCTGTTCGACATGGTGCTGGGCGGTGGCGACAGTCAGGCCGCATCCCCCGCAGCGGGTTACGAAACCGCGCCCAAAGCGCCTCCGGTGGCCGACTTCGAGGCCCAGGAAAAACTGCGCCAGGAAAAAGAGCTGCTGGGCTTCTACATCTCTGACCACCCGCTCAAGTCGGTGCAGCGATCGGCGCGGGTGCTGGCCCCCATCAACCTGGCGGAGCTGCACGAGCAGCCCGACAATGTCACCCTGAGCGCGATCGTAATTCTGGCCAGCGTCAAGCCGGTAGTGACCAAAAAGGGCGATCGGATGGCGATCGTGCAGCTCGAAGACCTCACCGGCCAGTCGGAAGCCGTGGTCTTTCCCAAATCCTTTGAGCGCATCGGCCAGCACATTGCCACCGACCGGCGGCTGATGGTCTGGGGCAAGGTCGATCGCCGCGACGATCGCGTCCAGTTCATCATCGACGACGCCGAACCCGTCGAAGACGTGCGTATGGTGATGGTGGAGCTAGACCCCCGCCTGGCGGGCGACATCGAGCAGCAGCACCGCCTGCGCAACGTGATTCGCAACAACCAGGGCGACGACCCCAAGTACGCCCGGGTGCCGGTGATTGCGGTGATCGGGGCCGATCGGCAGCGGCAGTTTGTGCGACTGGGGGCGCAATTCCGGGTCAAAGACCCCGAGGCGGCGGTGGCGGCCCTGGTGAACGCCAACTTTCAGGCCAAGGCCACACCGCTGATCAGCGCGTAG
- a CDS encoding urease accessory protein UreF, with the protein MTTIETQALLRLLQLTSPALPVGAYSYSEGLETLVEQGIVTTPDSLVQWLTQELAHGLVLLDAVAVALVHTAAGQAGLGSPEERPTAAAIAPLNHQLSALRDGEETRQQSWAMGRALVRVGTHLHPDLKPWFSAAGNPCNFAVAFALVAARWEIDGSAAVLGYLHSWAANLITSAVKLIPLGQTVGQEMLLELYPSLESAGDRALATPALDDLCLSSWGTSLATMQHEALYTRLFRS; encoded by the coding sequence ATGACCACAATTGAGACCCAGGCCCTGCTGCGGCTGCTCCAGCTCACCAGTCCAGCGCTGCCCGTCGGGGCCTACAGCTATTCTGAAGGGCTGGAGACTCTGGTTGAACAGGGGATCGTGACGACCCCAGACAGCCTGGTGCAGTGGCTTACCCAGGAGCTGGCCCACGGCCTGGTTTTGCTTGACGCTGTCGCCGTGGCCCTGGTGCACACCGCCGCCGGGCAGGCGGGGCTGGGGAGCCCAGAGGAGAGGCCGACGGCGGCGGCGATCGCCCCCCTCAACCACCAGCTCTCGGCCCTGCGCGACGGCGAAGAAACCCGCCAGCAGAGCTGGGCCATGGGGCGCGCCCTGGTGCGGGTTGGCACGCATCTGCACCCCGATCTCAAGCCCTGGTTTAGTGCGGCGGGCAACCCCTGTAACTTCGCCGTCGCCTTTGCTTTGGTGGCCGCCCGGTGGGAGATCGATGGCTCGGCGGCGGTGCTGGGCTACCTGCACAGCTGGGCGGCGAACCTGATCACCAGCGCCGTGAAGCTGATTCCCCTGGGGCAGACCGTGGGGCAGGAGATGCTGCTGGAGCTGTACCCCAGCCTAGAGTCGGCGGGCGATCGCGCCCTGGCCACCCCCGCCCTTGACGACCTCTGCCTCAGCAGCTGGGGCACATCGCTGGCGACCATGCAGCACGAAGCCCTCTACACGCGCCTGTTTCGCAGCTAG
- the ureE gene encoding urease accessory protein UreE, whose translation MLTVNRILPPDAAAPVMAILSLTASDRAKSRHRFTADDATPVYLNLPRGTVLRGGDLLGGDDSGENGSGVIRVVAKPEPVVVVKAHISFDLLRAAYHLGNRHVSLELAPDCLKLEPDPVLEALLTQLGGLELTTATLPFEPEAGAYRAAISGHSQGHDHN comes from the coding sequence TTGCTGACTGTTAACCGTATACTGCCCCCCGACGCGGCGGCCCCGGTGATGGCTATCCTGTCGCTGACGGCCAGCGATCGCGCCAAATCGCGCCATCGGTTCACCGCCGATGACGCCACCCCCGTCTACCTAAATCTGCCCCGGGGCACCGTCCTGCGCGGGGGCGATCTGCTCGGCGGCGACGATTCTGGAGAGAACGGCTCTGGGGTGATTCGGGTTGTGGCCAAACCAGAGCCGGTGGTGGTGGTCAAGGCCCACATCAGTTTTGATCTGCTGCGGGCGGCCTACCACCTGGGCAACCGCCACGTCTCGTTAGAGCTGGCCCCAGACTGCCTCAAGCTAGAGCCTGACCCCGTGCTCGAAGCCCTGCTGACCCAGCTGGGGGGCTTAGAGTTGACTACCGCTACCCTGCCCTTTGAGCCCGAGGCCGGGGCCTATCGCGCCGCTATCTCTGGTCACTCCCAGGGTCATGACCACAATTGA
- a CDS encoding hemolysin family protein: protein MSNVALESVFIFLLIVANGVFSGSEIALVSARKARLEHQARRGNVKARLALKLANHPNDFLSTVQIGITLIGILSGAVGGATVATSLGQTLNQVPALAPYSDVLGLAVVVGLITYLSLVVGELVPKRIALSYPEAIACQVAGPMRGLTRLATPLVVLLGMSTSFLVNLMGLKERPEAAITEEELRLLIDQGTEAGTFEVAEQEMMGRVLQLGDRPIRSIMTPRTDIEWLNVDASFAEHSELVMQSAHSHFPVCENSIDDCVGVVSLKALLPNYLSQNTEPTTLLSLVQPPLFVAESTYVLKVLELFKTSGTHFAMVLDEYGGVEGLVTLNDVVEAIVGDLPSLEDADDPMMTQRDDGSWLLDGLLPVDDLKELLNREELTEDEDNYHTLAGFIIRHMGRIPNAGDFFEWEGLRFEVVDMDGRRVDKVLLENLPLPSESASSLGENEAGAR from the coding sequence ATGTCCAACGTTGCCCTCGAAAGTGTGTTCATATTTCTGCTCATTGTGGCCAATGGGGTGTTTTCGGGGTCAGAAATTGCCCTGGTGTCAGCCCGCAAGGCTCGCCTAGAGCACCAGGCCCGGCGAGGCAACGTCAAAGCACGGCTGGCCCTCAAGCTGGCCAACCACCCCAACGACTTTCTCTCGACGGTGCAGATTGGTATCACCCTGATTGGCATTCTCAGCGGGGCCGTGGGGGGGGCCACGGTGGCCACCAGCCTGGGCCAGACCCTCAACCAGGTGCCCGCTCTGGCCCCCTACAGCGATGTGCTGGGCTTGGCCGTCGTGGTGGGGCTGATCACCTACCTATCGCTGGTGGTGGGCGAACTGGTGCCCAAGCGCATTGCCCTCAGCTATCCCGAAGCCATTGCCTGCCAGGTAGCTGGCCCCATGCGGGGACTGACGCGGCTGGCGACCCCCCTGGTGGTGCTGCTGGGCATGTCCACCAGTTTTCTGGTCAATCTCATGGGTCTAAAAGAGCGGCCCGAAGCCGCCATCACCGAAGAAGAACTGCGGCTGCTGATCGACCAGGGCACCGAGGCGGGCACCTTCGAGGTAGCCGAGCAGGAGATGATGGGCCGGGTTTTGCAGCTGGGCGATCGCCCCATTCGCTCCATCATGACCCCCCGCACCGACATTGAATGGCTGAATGTCGATGCCTCCTTTGCCGAACACAGCGAGCTGGTCATGCAGAGCGCCCACTCCCACTTTCCAGTCTGCGAAAACAGCATTGACGACTGCGTCGGGGTAGTGTCGCTCAAAGCCCTGCTGCCCAACTACCTCAGCCAAAACACCGAGCCGACCACGCTGCTCAGCCTGGTGCAGCCGCCTTTGTTTGTGGCCGAGAGCACCTACGTGCTCAAGGTGCTCGAGCTGTTTAAGACCTCGGGCACCCACTTTGCCATGGTGCTCGACGAGTACGGCGGCGTGGAGGGACTGGTCACCCTCAACGATGTGGTGGAGGCGATCGTGGGCGATCTGCCGTCGTTAGAAGATGCCGACGACCCGATGATGACCCAGCGGGACGATGGCTCCTGGCTGCTCGACGGGCTGCTGCCGGTAGACGACCTCAAGGAGCTGCTCAACCGCGAAGAACTGACCGAAGACGAAGACAACTACCACACTCTGGCGGGCTTTATCATTCGCCACATGGGCCGCATTCCCAACGCGGGGGACTTCTTTGAATGGGAGGGGCTGCGGTTTGAGGTGGTCGATATGGACGGTCGCCGGGTAGACAAGGTGCTGCTGGAGAATCTGCCGCTGCCATCGGAGTCGGCGTCCTCCCTGGGGGAGAACGAAGCCGGGGCGCGCTAG
- a CDS encoding DUF1622 domain-containing protein, translating into MAWLEPLEALLEDIVLVATFCLEAISVLCVVVGLFKAARLAFSLNRHRRGKEFPFNQVRLRFGTWLALALEFQLGADILSTTVEPTTQDLIKLAVIAVIRTFLNYFLDREMASELALVREQKKLDEDAIKGR; encoded by the coding sequence ATGGCATGGCTTGAACCCCTAGAGGCGCTGCTCGAAGATATTGTCCTAGTCGCCACCTTTTGCCTGGAGGCCATCTCGGTGCTGTGCGTGGTAGTGGGGTTGTTTAAGGCTGCTCGCCTGGCCTTTAGCCTCAATCGCCATCGCCGGGGAAAAGAGTTTCCGTTCAACCAGGTGCGCCTGCGGTTTGGCACCTGGCTGGCGCTGGCCCTAGAGTTTCAGCTGGGAGCCGATATTTTATCGACCACCGTAGAGCCCACCACCCAGGATTTGATCAAACTGGCGGTGATTGCCGTGATTCGCACCTTTCTCAACTACTTCTTAGATCGCGAAATGGCCTCTGAGCTGGCCCTGGTGCGGGAGCAGAAGAAACTGGACGAAGACGCTATCAAAGGCCGATAG
- a CDS encoding peroxiredoxin-like family protein → MGTYEILQQTQRPRVSDGQTVSLLAGCETAAQVLVLVWPQLGDFDSLEYAWWLQRGAETLRQRAIAVRAVGIGDRPSGQKFCDYTGFPTEHLFVDETAALHRELGLYQGLTLNPPGLKSGQAAWLNLMLMCAGIASPGTLREVLRGYGGDRRAPQLIGDDEVVKAGPLPPLTGKAFAILGGSGFQRPIELATLRLRNMTEVLSHWSTYVPNAAYLTQRGGTFLFDNQGNVLYEHRDQGILGFAETMANPLAFLDDRVPATTQA, encoded by the coding sequence ATGGGCACCTACGAAATTTTGCAGCAGACCCAGCGGCCTCGGGTGAGCGACGGGCAGACGGTCTCGCTGCTGGCGGGCTGCGAGACGGCGGCTCAAGTGCTGGTGCTGGTGTGGCCGCAGCTGGGCGACTTTGACAGTCTAGAATACGCCTGGTGGCTCCAGCGAGGGGCCGAGACCCTGCGCCAGCGAGCCATCGCGGTGCGGGCGGTGGGCATTGGCGATCGCCCCTCCGGCCAAAAATTCTGTGACTACACGGGCTTTCCAACTGAGCACTTATTTGTAGACGAAACCGCTGCCCTGCACCGCGAGCTGGGGCTGTACCAGGGGCTGACCCTCAACCCACCGGGACTCAAGTCCGGGCAGGCCGCCTGGCTCAACCTGATGCTAATGTGCGCGGGGATTGCCAGCCCAGGCACCCTGCGGGAGGTGCTGCGGGGCTATGGGGGCGATCGCCGTGCTCCCCAGCTCATCGGTGACGACGAGGTGGTCAAAGCCGGGCCGCTGCCGCCCTTGACCGGCAAAGCCTTTGCCATCCTCGGGGGCAGCGGGTTTCAGCGCCCGATCGAACTGGCCACCCTGCGCCTGCGCAACATGACCGAGGTGCTGAGCCACTGGAGCACCTACGTGCCCAACGCCGCCTACCTCACCCAGCGGGGCGGCACCTTTTTGTTTGATAACCAGGGCAATGTGCTGTACGAGCACCGCGATCAGGGCATTCTCGGCTTCGCTGAGACCATGGCCAACCCCCTGGCCTTTCTAGACGATCGGGTACCTGCGACGACCCAGGCGTGA